In a single window of the Notamacropus eugenii isolate mMacEug1 chromosome 4, mMacEug1.pri_v2, whole genome shotgun sequence genome:
- the ADAMTSL5 gene encoding ADAMTS-like protein 5 isoform X1 gives MPPPAGTQEARVEHPARKLWPRPQPVLLLIWIYLCCGLQGMTQGRSGASEWTSWGAWSSCSSTCGQGASVRSRRCMRISREHACGGESHQYRLCRLPECPSGAVPFRDQQCALYNSRPVLSDQAFYQWIPFYGAPNLCDLNCLAEGHTFYYTFGRVLDGTPCSPDSEGLCINGRCLTAGCDGVLGSGTQEDNCGQCGGRNSSCLFVQRIFSEAAPPSGQSYGYWNVTLIPIGARHIRVTDRSRNYLALMGSDGRYVFNGDWAIDWPGTFQVAGTQVHYGRTNDRDESLWAAGPTGEDLHLQVLFQEPNPGIEFEFWLPRDAYYALQSHRSPLRQPQTREVEVGPQEAAPAWTQPVPFSPGFSPPQEQPIETETCKPCPGAKGRSQRLLHYCRSDFVFRARVLARLRVGEETRYDIQVQHSYKNWTPLERREFLWAPGACPCPLLVPRAEYLVAAQRHINYEGTLDRLLLPHAGYARPWTPREDTRIQEVAKQCPQTPPAG, from the exons GCCCAGACCTCAACCAGTCCTGCTCCTGATCTGGATATACCTGTGCTGTGGTCTGCAGGGGATGACTCAG GGAAGGTCTGGCGCCAGTGAGTGGACGTCCTGGGGGGCCTGGAGCAGCTGCTCCAGCACTTGCGGGCAGGGGGCTTCGGTGCGCAGCCGGAGATGTATGCG GATTTCCCGGGAACATGCCTGTGGGGGAGAATCTCACCAGTACCGCTTATGCAGGCTCCCT GAATGCCCCTCTGGTGCCGTGCCCTTCAGGGACCAGCAGTGTGCCCTCTACAACAGCAGGCCTGTTCTGAGTGACCAGGCCTTCTACCAGTGGATACCCTTCTATGGAG CTCCTAACCTGTGCGACCTGAACTGCTTGGCAGAGGGCCACACTTTCTATTATACCTTTGGACGAGTGCTGGATGGGACGCCCTGCAGCCCGGACTCTGAGGGCCTTTGTATCAATGGCCGATGCCTT ACTGCAGGCTGTGATGGGGTCCTGGGCTCCGGGACCCAAGAAGACAACTGTGGGCAATGTGGTGGCAGGAATAGCTCTTGTCTCTTTGTCCAGCGCATCTTCAGTGAGGCCGCCCCACCTTCAG GTCAATCATATGGCTACTGGAATGTGACCCTAATTCCCATTGGTGCCCGGCACATCAGAGTCACAGACCGGAGCCGCAATTATCTGG CACTAATGGGCAGTGATGGGCGCTATGTCTTCAATGGAGACTGGGCCATTGACTGGCCAGGGACCTTCCAGGTGGCTGGGACCCAGGTCCACTATGGCCGTACCAATGACCGCGATGAGAGTCTGTGGGCAGCTGGACCCACAGGTGAAGACCTCCACTTGCAG GTTCTCTTCCAAGAGCCCAACCCAGGCATTGAGTTTGAGTTCTGGCTGCCAAGGGATGCCTATTATGCCCTGCAGAGCCACAGGAGTCCTCTAAGACAGCCACAGACTCGGGAGGTGGAGGTAGGGCCCCAGGAGGCTGCCCCGGCCTGGACTCAgcctgtccccttctctccaggaTTCTCCCCACCTCAGGAGCAGCCCATTGAAACAG AGACCTGCAAGCCATGTCCAGGTGCCAAGGGACGGAGCCAGCGTCTGCTTCATTACTGCAGGAGTGACTTTG TATTCCGGGCGCGGGTCCTGGCACGGCTCCGTGTGGGTGAGGAGACCAGGTATGACATTCAGGTGCAACACTCTTACAAGAACTGGACCCCGCTAGAGCGAAGGGAGTTCCTCTGGGCCCCAGGAGCCTGCCCCTGCCCACTGCTGGTCCCTCGAGCAGAGTACCTGGTGGCCGCCCAGAGACACATCAACTATGAGGGTACCCTGGACCGGCTGCTGCTGCCCCATGCTGGCTATGCCCGGCCCTGGACTCCCAGAGAAGACACCCGCATCCAGGAGGTGGCCAAGCAGTGTCCCCAGACCCCACCAGCAGGTTGA
- the ADAMTSL5 gene encoding ADAMTS-like protein 5 isoform X2: MPPPAGTQEARVEHPARKLWPRPQPVLLLIWIYLCCGLQGMTQGRSGASEWTSWGAWSSCSSTCGQGASVRSRRCMRISREHACGGESHQYRLCRLPECPSGAVPFRDQQCALYNSRPVLSDQAFYQWIPFYGAPNLCDLNCLAEGHTFYYTFGRVLDGTPCSPDSEGLCINGRCLTAGCDGVLGSGTQEDNCGQCGGRNSSCLFVQRIFSEAAPPSGQSYGYWNVTLIPIGARHIRVTDRSRNYLALMGSDGRYVFNGDWAIDWPGTFQVAGTQVHYGRTNDRDESLWAAGPTGEDLHLQSHRSPLRQPQTREVEVGPQEAAPAWTQPVPFSPGFSPPQEQPIETETCKPCPGAKGRSQRLLHYCRSDFVFRARVLARLRVGEETRYDIQVQHSYKNWTPLERREFLWAPGACPCPLLVPRAEYLVAAQRHINYEGTLDRLLLPHAGYARPWTPREDTRIQEVAKQCPQTPPAG, translated from the exons GCCCAGACCTCAACCAGTCCTGCTCCTGATCTGGATATACCTGTGCTGTGGTCTGCAGGGGATGACTCAG GGAAGGTCTGGCGCCAGTGAGTGGACGTCCTGGGGGGCCTGGAGCAGCTGCTCCAGCACTTGCGGGCAGGGGGCTTCGGTGCGCAGCCGGAGATGTATGCG GATTTCCCGGGAACATGCCTGTGGGGGAGAATCTCACCAGTACCGCTTATGCAGGCTCCCT GAATGCCCCTCTGGTGCCGTGCCCTTCAGGGACCAGCAGTGTGCCCTCTACAACAGCAGGCCTGTTCTGAGTGACCAGGCCTTCTACCAGTGGATACCCTTCTATGGAG CTCCTAACCTGTGCGACCTGAACTGCTTGGCAGAGGGCCACACTTTCTATTATACCTTTGGACGAGTGCTGGATGGGACGCCCTGCAGCCCGGACTCTGAGGGCCTTTGTATCAATGGCCGATGCCTT ACTGCAGGCTGTGATGGGGTCCTGGGCTCCGGGACCCAAGAAGACAACTGTGGGCAATGTGGTGGCAGGAATAGCTCTTGTCTCTTTGTCCAGCGCATCTTCAGTGAGGCCGCCCCACCTTCAG GTCAATCATATGGCTACTGGAATGTGACCCTAATTCCCATTGGTGCCCGGCACATCAGAGTCACAGACCGGAGCCGCAATTATCTGG CACTAATGGGCAGTGATGGGCGCTATGTCTTCAATGGAGACTGGGCCATTGACTGGCCAGGGACCTTCCAGGTGGCTGGGACCCAGGTCCACTATGGCCGTACCAATGACCGCGATGAGAGTCTGTGGGCAGCTGGACCCACAGGTGAAGACCTCCACTTGCAG AGCCACAGGAGTCCTCTAAGACAGCCACAGACTCGGGAGGTGGAGGTAGGGCCCCAGGAGGCTGCCCCGGCCTGGACTCAgcctgtccccttctctccaggaTTCTCCCCACCTCAGGAGCAGCCCATTGAAACAG AGACCTGCAAGCCATGTCCAGGTGCCAAGGGACGGAGCCAGCGTCTGCTTCATTACTGCAGGAGTGACTTTG TATTCCGGGCGCGGGTCCTGGCACGGCTCCGTGTGGGTGAGGAGACCAGGTATGACATTCAGGTGCAACACTCTTACAAGAACTGGACCCCGCTAGAGCGAAGGGAGTTCCTCTGGGCCCCAGGAGCCTGCCCCTGCCCACTGCTGGTCCCTCGAGCAGAGTACCTGGTGGCCGCCCAGAGACACATCAACTATGAGGGTACCCTGGACCGGCTGCTGCTGCCCCATGCTGGCTATGCCCGGCCCTGGACTCCCAGAGAAGACACCCGCATCCAGGAGGTGGCCAAGCAGTGTCCCCAGACCCCACCAGCAGGTTGA
- the ADAMTSL5 gene encoding ADAMTS-like protein 5 isoform X3, whose product MRISREHACGGESHQYRLCRLPECPSGAVPFRDQQCALYNSRPVLSDQAFYQWIPFYGAPNLCDLNCLAEGHTFYYTFGRVLDGTPCSPDSEGLCINGRCLTAGCDGVLGSGTQEDNCGQCGGRNSSCLFVQRIFSEAAPPSGQSYGYWNVTLIPIGARHIRVTDRSRNYLALMGSDGRYVFNGDWAIDWPGTFQVAGTQVHYGRTNDRDESLWAAGPTGEDLHLQVLFQEPNPGIEFEFWLPRDAYYALQSHRSPLRQPQTREVEVGPQEAAPAWTQPVPFSPGFSPPQEQPIETETCKPCPGAKGRSQRLLHYCRSDFVFRARVLARLRVGEETRYDIQVQHSYKNWTPLERREFLWAPGACPCPLLVPRAEYLVAAQRHINYEGTLDRLLLPHAGYARPWTPREDTRIQEVAKQCPQTPPAG is encoded by the exons ATGCG GATTTCCCGGGAACATGCCTGTGGGGGAGAATCTCACCAGTACCGCTTATGCAGGCTCCCT GAATGCCCCTCTGGTGCCGTGCCCTTCAGGGACCAGCAGTGTGCCCTCTACAACAGCAGGCCTGTTCTGAGTGACCAGGCCTTCTACCAGTGGATACCCTTCTATGGAG CTCCTAACCTGTGCGACCTGAACTGCTTGGCAGAGGGCCACACTTTCTATTATACCTTTGGACGAGTGCTGGATGGGACGCCCTGCAGCCCGGACTCTGAGGGCCTTTGTATCAATGGCCGATGCCTT ACTGCAGGCTGTGATGGGGTCCTGGGCTCCGGGACCCAAGAAGACAACTGTGGGCAATGTGGTGGCAGGAATAGCTCTTGTCTCTTTGTCCAGCGCATCTTCAGTGAGGCCGCCCCACCTTCAG GTCAATCATATGGCTACTGGAATGTGACCCTAATTCCCATTGGTGCCCGGCACATCAGAGTCACAGACCGGAGCCGCAATTATCTGG CACTAATGGGCAGTGATGGGCGCTATGTCTTCAATGGAGACTGGGCCATTGACTGGCCAGGGACCTTCCAGGTGGCTGGGACCCAGGTCCACTATGGCCGTACCAATGACCGCGATGAGAGTCTGTGGGCAGCTGGACCCACAGGTGAAGACCTCCACTTGCAG GTTCTCTTCCAAGAGCCCAACCCAGGCATTGAGTTTGAGTTCTGGCTGCCAAGGGATGCCTATTATGCCCTGCAGAGCCACAGGAGTCCTCTAAGACAGCCACAGACTCGGGAGGTGGAGGTAGGGCCCCAGGAGGCTGCCCCGGCCTGGACTCAgcctgtccccttctctccaggaTTCTCCCCACCTCAGGAGCAGCCCATTGAAACAG AGACCTGCAAGCCATGTCCAGGTGCCAAGGGACGGAGCCAGCGTCTGCTTCATTACTGCAGGAGTGACTTTG TATTCCGGGCGCGGGTCCTGGCACGGCTCCGTGTGGGTGAGGAGACCAGGTATGACATTCAGGTGCAACACTCTTACAAGAACTGGACCCCGCTAGAGCGAAGGGAGTTCCTCTGGGCCCCAGGAGCCTGCCCCTGCCCACTGCTGGTCCCTCGAGCAGAGTACCTGGTGGCCGCCCAGAGACACATCAACTATGAGGGTACCCTGGACCGGCTGCTGCTGCCCCATGCTGGCTATGCCCGGCCCTGGACTCCCAGAGAAGACACCCGCATCCAGGAGGTGGCCAAGCAGTGTCCCCAGACCCCACCAGCAGGTTGA